A window of Desulfobacterales bacterium genomic DNA:
TGGGATCATCCAACCGCCAGATTCTCACCGCCGCAAATGCCCGGGAGGCGTTCTCCATCACCCGGAAACACAATCTGGACATCATTATTCTGGATATCAACCTGCCGGATGGAAACGGTCTGGATCTCATGAGAAATTTCATTGACGAAATTCCTCCGATCGAAGTAATTCTGATAACCGGATTCGGTGATATCGATACCGCCGTAAAAGCGATGAAAATCGGTGCGTACGACTACATCACCAAGCCTTTCAACCTGGATCATCTGGACATGGTCGTGGAAAAGGCATATCAGCGGATTTGTCTGAAGCGTGAAAACCGCATGCTGCGCCACAGCCAGAAAAGCGAGCCACCGGAAAAACTCCTCTGCAATTCTGCGGTAATGGAGCATATTCATTATCTGATCAGAAAGGTCTCCCCCACAGATGTTCCGGTACTCCTCACCGGAGACAGCGGCGTCGGAAAAAGCTTTATCGCCAAAATTATTCACAGCCAGAGCAAGCGGGCAAACCAGCCCCTGATCACCAAAAACTGCGGCACACTGCAAAACGAACTGATTCGCAGCGAACTTTTCGGGTATTGCAAAGGGGCATTTACCGGAGCAGATGAAACCCGGGAAGGTTTATTGGCGATGGCGCATAAAGGCACCCTCTTTCTGGATGAAATCGGAGAGCTGCCCATGGAAGTGCAGGCGTCCCTTCTGCGCGTGCTGGAAAGCCAGATGTACCGGCGGGTAGGCGATAAAGAAGAGCGGACCGTGGATACCCGCTTCATATTCGCTACCAACCGCAATCTGGTTGAGGAAGCGGCAGCCGGCCGGTTCAGCGAAGCCCTGTATCATCGAATCAATGTCTTCAATATTGAAATCAGGCCGTTACGGGAGAGAAAAGAAGAGATTCCCGCACTGGCACAGCATTTTCTCAAATCCAACCCGATCGGAATCCCCTGCCGGATAACCGATCGGGCCATGAAATGTCTTACCGAATATCACTGGCCCGGAAATATACGGGAGCTGAAAAACGTCATTGAAAGAGGGATCATCCTTGCCGAAGACGGACTGATTACCGAAAAAGAACTTCCGTTCAAGCTGTTAGAGGCATCTCAGGGCGAAGAGGCCATCGGTTCCATGACCGATGACACACAAATTCACTCATTAAAAGAAATGGAAAGACGGCATATCTTAAAGGTCCTGAAAACAACGAACGGATCCCGCACCCAGACAGCCGACCTCCTGGGAATCGGCAGAAAAACGCTGTATCGAAAGCTGAAGGATTTTGGGATTGAGGAGTGAGGCGGTTATTGGCTGATGGCCACCCGCTAGTTCATTGCCAGATCGATTTGGGTCATGGAATAATCCGACAATTCAACGACCAACAGCTTACTCATCAGTTGAGGTTCGCCCCAGAGATTTTTTAAAATTTCATTCGCCATGATGCTGGACACACAGAACACAATCTGCGGTGAAACCGGAATCACGTCACAGGCGTCTGTTAATCCGCCATAAATATCCCTGAGCAAAGGAGTTTTTCCTCTTGCTACGGTGGTAATCTGACCATAGTCATTCAGAATCCCGCCATGCACCAGGAACTCGCCGGGCTTTAATATCGTCTCCAGTGCAAAACGGCCCGGGTAATTGTCAAGGCAATCCGCAATGCCGTCAAACCGGTATCGGGCCATCTTCCTCGAAAAATCCACTTCATCGATGGTAATATTGATAGGCGCTATTTCCGTAAACCCGTTAATCGCCCGCAGACGTTCAGTTGAGACGTCTGTCTTGGACTTGCCAAGGTCATCAAGTGTGTAAAGCGCCTGCCGGTTTAAATCCGGCTCGTCAATCTCTTTCCGATCGATGGTAATCAATCGACCGATCCCCGAACGGACCAGCAATTCGGACACCACACATCCCAGGCCCCCGATACCGGCGACCAGTATGGTGCTTTCTGCCAGTACTTTCTGTTTTTCTTCGCCCCAGGAAGCGATATTTCTCGCAAATATTTTCTTATAATCCATCAACCGCCGCCACCGGGCGGAAATACGGAAACCACTGCCCCATCCTTAACAGCAGATGCGGTACCGTCAAGGTGGTGGATATTTATCCCGTCGACCAGAATAATGACACCCGGTATAATAGCGCCAGCCTCATTCAGGAGTTTGTTAATAAAACGTTTGCCGGTAACTGTCTCACATTCCTCCAGGAGTCCGGCCACATCAAACGCTTTGGAACTGACCGTCAACTGCTTTCGGCCTACAATCATGCGAACGGTAGCATAGAAATTTACGGTAATCATATTCAGCGCCAACCTTTCTTTCGAACCTGAGTTTAAATCCATCAGCAATCCAATTGTAAAAATATATAATAGGTATAAACGGATAATGTCAAGCCATTAAGGCCCCGCCATATCGGTCCCGACCGATGTCTCAACAACCGGGAATGACGCAGATCCGCATCGAAAAGAATGATGCAGTGTCAATCGCTGTTCTGATGCAATACCGGTAACAATTTATTGTAGACAAACGTGACGGAAAGCGTAAATACGGCGGCACCGGATCCCAGCAGCGCGCAGATAGTCAGCGGAGCCATCAGGGCAAGACGGATCATCACGGTCGCCACGGCATAGGCTGAATTTCTGAATGCCACATGGTAGCTGGTACTGCACCGGATGGATATCAGAACAATCAGGATATCACTGAATATCAGAATCGTATAAAACGATTCAAACATTGAATTGGCAGGGGCATGGAGAATATAGGCCAGGAGGCTGTCCATCGAGATAAACCCGAAACTGATCAACAGGAATATGGCAATTGCCTTTTTTGTAATAATAAAGGACAGTTTGTCATGCTCGTCTTTCGTAATCGGATTCGGCTGCTGAATTTTGTAATAAATGCCCAATACCGTAAATATCAGAAGCGCCCCGGTGGCTGTAACGACAATAGAAACAAGCGAATTAGAGATCTGGTCCCATACCAGAGGTTCGCTGAAGTGGGAAAATTCCTTGAATGAATCTCTCAACAAAATAAGAGAGAGTATTTCAAACTGTTTTGCAACTGAAATTGACACAGAACCTGCTATGGAAAAAATCAGGCCCAGGACTTCAAACACCAGTACAAGGGTAAATGCCATATCAATGGCCATAAAATGACTGAGCGGGAAATAACTGTTCAGCGGCGCGGGAATGAGATTGTTCCGGTTGGCCTCAATCATGATAAGGGCTAGAATATAACTGAAAACAACAATGGTTCCGATGATCTGATGAAGCCGGAGACTTTTCCAGGCACGTTCCAGCTGGTCAAACAATCTGCTTAATTGCGCCATAACAACATTTAATTTTAACATATAACTTCGTCAGTTCTCTCTTTTGATAATTTGGATTATAATTCACGTAAAACGCAAGGATTATAACAGTCGTGAGGGATGAGTCGTGAGTCGATGGAAGCCAGTCTGATCTTTTTATATTGTTCACCCATTCATCCCAAAGCATAAAGCCCCTACGCCCGGCCCGGTCACCGGTTTTGCCATGCGGGTTCCTGTTGCGCGGACGCCGCCTTCCCAATAAGTCACACGGGTGCTTGCCGGGGTCTGCATTTCCTGGTTGGAAACGGGTGGGGTCAGATTCCTGAAACACACCGGCAATTTCCAACGCATCGCGAGACGTCTGCCCAGTGTAATGGTGAATATGTTTACCGATATCGGTTACCGCCACATGCGCCAGATAAATCTGATCAAAACGCCATTTGGATAAGGGTTCAGACCCATCGACTGCCGACACGGATGAATTGACACGGCTTCTGAAAAACGTAAAGCTGGTAACCGCCGCTGCACGGTGAAGGTCCTGTTCCCGATTTCTGTTATGATCCATTTGCATCAATCACCCGATCCAATCAGCGGCAACACCTTGTCCACCGTGAAAACAACCAGAAACAAAGGCTTTCTAAAAATTTCCTGTTCCTCCGGACAGTATTTACGACGGAGTGAATTAATTTTTTCGATATCGGTTTCCTCCCGGATAAAGGTCAGAGACATTCGCTTTCCCCGATATCCCTGGCCTTTTTCCATAAACAGAAACGCTGCATGCGGATTGGACAGGACATTGGCATGCGTCAACCGGTCATTCATAATAAATGCGGCCGTTCCGTCCTCCAGGATATGGGGGCGGGAGTAAATGGCGATATCTACTTTCCCATCTTTACTTGCCGTCGAAAGGATGCTTAAACCTTCTGTGTTCTCGAAATAGTCGTAAAGTTCCATAACGTCTCCTTAAAAGCTGCTGAGGGCTCACTCAAAAATAACTTCCCATTTTAAGCGCCGATGCATCCTGCCTGGCTGCGTTACGAAAGTTCGGAGCGAGGGACGGACGGCCTCAGGCCTTTAGGGGCGACCTTCGGGCCGGATGACATCCCCAGCAGCAATCATCCCTGCCATCCCGTTCATACCCTGTTATCTATTTTATTCTCCAATGGACGGACACAGGGGGCCGCCCCTACACCTGTTTTTGTCTACGCCCTTATCTCCCAACACTCAGTCCTTTTCTTTTCTATCATCCGATAATATTCTGCATGCATTTTTGGATTTCAGTGGAATCCGTTTGGGGCCATAGGTGATGGGTTTTCCGATTGATCGGGCTATGTTTCTGAGCATTCCGCCGAAAATCCATTTATGAAA
This region includes:
- a CDS encoding sigma-54 dependent transcriptional regulator, which produces MQETDFINILVVDDEEPIRRLIRKELGSSNRQILTAANAREAFSITRKHNLDIIILDINLPDGNGLDLMRNFIDEIPPIEVILITGFGDIDTAVKAMKIGAYDYITKPFNLDHLDMVVEKAYQRICLKRENRMLRHSQKSEPPEKLLCNSAVMEHIHYLIRKVSPTDVPVLLTGDSGVGKSFIAKIIHSQSKRANQPLITKNCGTLQNELIRSELFGYCKGAFTGADETREGLLAMAHKGTLFLDEIGELPMEVQASLLRVLESQMYRRVGDKEERTVDTRFIFATNRNLVEEAAAGRFSEALYHRINVFNIEIRPLRERKEEIPALAQHFLKSNPIGIPCRITDRAMKCLTEYHWPGNIRELKNVIERGIILAEDGLITEKELPFKLLEASQGEEAIGSMTDDTQIHSLKEMERRHILKVLKTTNGSRTQTADLLGIGRKTLYRKLKDFGIEE
- a CDS encoding HesA/MoeB/ThiF family protein, which translates into the protein MDYKKIFARNIASWGEEKQKVLAESTILVAGIGGLGCVVSELLVRSGIGRLITIDRKEIDEPDLNRQALYTLDDLGKSKTDVSTERLRAINGFTEIAPINITIDEVDFSRKMARYRFDGIADCLDNYPGRFALETILKPGEFLVHGGILNDYGQITTVARGKTPLLRDIYGGLTDACDVIPVSPQIVFCVSSIMANEILKNLWGEPQLMSKLLVVELSDYSMTQIDLAMN
- a CDS encoding MoaD/ThiS family protein encodes the protein MDLNSGSKERLALNMITVNFYATVRMIVGRKQLTVSSKAFDVAGLLEECETVTGKRFINKLLNEAGAIIPGVIILVDGINIHHLDGTASAVKDGAVVSVFPPGGGG
- a CDS encoding pyridoxamine 5'-phosphate oxidase family protein, with amino-acid sequence MELYDYFENTEGLSILSTASKDGKVDIAIYSRPHILEDGTAAFIMNDRLTHANVLSNPHAAFLFMEKGQGYRGKRMSLTFIREETDIEKINSLRRKYCPEEQEIFRKPLFLVVFTVDKVLPLIGSGD